In Rhodospirillales bacterium, a genomic segment contains:
- a CDS encoding TRAP transporter large permease produces MSTFAIGVVSFPFMLVLMALRIPIGVAMILVGGGGYIVINGLAPLLHYLKTSPYFLFNSYSLSVIPLFILMGQFASHAGLSRALFQAANAWIGHFRGGLAMAGIGGCAGFGAICGSSLATAATMAKVALPEMQRFGYSGALSTGSLAAGGTLGILIPPSVILVIYAILTEQSIAKMFIAALVPAAIAVAGFMIAIAVYVGANPEEGPAADRSSMGVRLRSLVDIWPVALIFGVVVGGIYGGFFTPTEGAAVGAFATGLLAVARGALGWRDLMTCLRATAETTAMIFLVLLGAEIYNAFLAHTRMPMDAAAMIVEMSLSPYFVIWVIVMLYLVLGCLMDSMSMILLTVPIFFPIVTSLDLGLTGEESAIWFGIIALMVVELGLITPPVGLNVFVINQLAPGVTLLDSFRGVVPFFMVGLVRVMLHVFFPGLTLWLVRLLW; encoded by the coding sequence GTGAGCACGTTCGCGATCGGCGTCGTCAGTTTCCCGTTCATGTTGGTGCTGATGGCGCTCCGCATCCCCATCGGCGTCGCCATGATCCTGGTCGGCGGCGGCGGATATATTGTGATCAACGGCCTCGCGCCGCTGCTGCACTACCTCAAGACCAGCCCGTATTTTCTGTTCAACAGCTATTCGCTCTCCGTCATTCCGCTGTTCATCCTGATGGGGCAGTTTGCCTCGCACGCCGGGCTGTCGCGGGCGTTGTTTCAGGCAGCCAACGCCTGGATCGGCCACTTCCGCGGCGGGCTCGCCATGGCCGGCATCGGCGGATGCGCCGGGTTCGGAGCAATCTGCGGATCGTCGCTTGCGACGGCGGCGACAATGGCCAAGGTTGCGCTGCCGGAAATGCAGCGCTTCGGGTACTCGGGCGCACTCTCGACCGGTTCGCTGGCGGCCGGCGGCACCCTCGGTATCCTCATCCCGCCGTCGGTGATCCTGGTCATCTACGCCATCCTCACAGAGCAGAGCATCGCCAAGATGTTCATCGCCGCGCTCGTCCCGGCGGCGATCGCGGTCGCCGGCTTCATGATCGCCATCGCCGTCTACGTCGGCGCCAATCCCGAGGAGGGGCCCGCTGCCGACCGCTCGAGCATGGGAGTGCGGCTGCGCTCGCTGGTCGACATTTGGCCGGTGGCGCTGATCTTCGGCGTCGTCGTCGGCGGCATCTACGGCGGGTTCTTCACGCCGACCGAAGGGGCCGCGGTCGGCGCCTTCGCGACGGGGTTGCTCGCCGTCGCCCGCGGCGCGCTCGGCTGGCGGGATCTGATGACCTGCCTCCGCGCCACCGCCGAAACGACGGCGATGATCTTCCTGGTCCTGCTCGGCGCCGAAATCTATAACGCCTTCCTCGCTCATACGCGCATGCCGATGGATGCCGCGGCGATGATCGTCGAGATGTCGCTGTCGCCGTACTTCGTGATCTGGGTGATCGTGATGCTCTACCTGGTGCTCGGGTGCCTGATGGACAGCATGTCGATGATCCTGCTCACGGTGCCCATTTTCTTCCCAATCGTCACTTCCCTCGACCTCGGTCTTACCGGTGAGGAAAGCGCGATCTGGTTCGGGATCATCGCGCTTATGGTCGTAGAACTCGGCTTGATCACTCCGCCGGTCGGCCTCAACGTGTTTGTCATCAACCAGTTGGCGCCCGGCGTCACTCTCTTGGACTCATTCCGCGGGGTGGTGCCGTTCTTCATGGTCGGCCTGGTGCGCGTAATGCTGCACGTGTTCTTTCCCGGCCTCACCTTGTGGCTGGTGCGTCTCCTTTGGTAG